One part of the Leclercia sp. LSNIH1 genome encodes these proteins:
- a CDS encoding Ig-like domain-containing protein, whose protein sequence is MSKFTVISRLTHQQTVAEGNQIILGEDSVVKLDAGRGDIASYSRSNNDLLVRMTNGETVTLKNYYINDHQLVLNENGALWWIEDPLTVERYQSIPSTDALIAGNVSSSSGDTPIWPWVLGGVAAAGGIALAAGGGGGGGGGGDDRIDPGPVAQDTTPPGAPTNLHFANGNTQLLGSAEANSMVTITDASGNVVGKAKANGNGEFTVELGVPYTNGETLTATAADSSGNVSPPTSLTAADTTPPDAPMIIIADDNAGSLTGALNSDQTTDDPRPVFSGSGEAGSTITVYDNGKNIGSTVVNSDGSWTFTPTADLANGLHQITASATDPAGNTSPDSPAFNLTIDTVAPNAPVLQVMDEVGNIQGFITSGGFTDDNQPVLSGTGDPGSTITLYHNDLLVAEIIVPDNGSWSYQLAEPLTEGLQTFTLTETDIAGNLSPSSAPFEFTVDRTPPAAPSGLAINATGTIVTGSAEPNSTVTVTNDLGDSLGTATADVNGAFSLTLTTPQVNGETLSAVATDRAGNEGPASSLPVPDIAPPAAPTALSVAATGDSVSGEAEVDARISVRDATGQEIGTGTVGADGKFTVNIAPNQLNGEVLTVYAFDTAQNQSQPAQATALDSTPPAPPAGLDVSDNGLALTGTAEVGSTVVVMEGTTKLGELIVGESGSFSFTLPTAKLNGEIMTLTATDKAGNTSAPGTVEADDTTPPATPIITNVVDNVPDAIGTIVSGTLSDDRTPLISGTGEVGTKIYVYSEQMQIGFTEVDSAGNWSFQVSASLTDGLHSLTADAVDRRGNHSLISETWTINVDPLAPNPPTASAATAAFAQSEEPLVSTLSASTTGETLIYNVLSDNGGEHVGNFSLAQGDKIDISQLLVGWNGDGNTLGDYLHLTSNGDGSTTITLDRDGAGTSFAPATLVTLDHVQTTYEELVNQNHIITG, encoded by the coding sequence ATGAGTAAATTCACTGTTATCTCCAGACTGACGCATCAACAAACAGTCGCAGAAGGTAACCAGATCATTCTGGGCGAGGATTCCGTTGTTAAGCTCGATGCAGGCAGGGGCGATATTGCCAGTTATTCCCGCAGCAATAACGATTTGCTGGTCAGGATGACCAACGGCGAAACCGTGACGCTGAAGAACTACTACATCAACGATCATCAGCTGGTACTGAATGAAAACGGCGCGCTGTGGTGGATTGAAGATCCGCTGACGGTTGAGCGTTACCAGTCGATCCCGTCAACCGACGCGTTGATTGCCGGTAACGTCAGTAGCTCATCGGGCGATACTCCTATCTGGCCGTGGGTGCTGGGTGGCGTGGCCGCAGCGGGGGGCATTGCGCTGGCGGCAGGCGGTGGGGGTGGGGGCGGCGGCGGTGGCGACGATCGCATCGATCCGGGTCCGGTAGCGCAGGATACCACGCCGCCCGGCGCGCCCACTAACCTGCATTTCGCCAACGGTAACACCCAGCTGCTCGGCAGCGCCGAAGCCAACAGCATGGTAACCATCACCGATGCCAGCGGTAACGTGGTGGGCAAAGCCAAAGCCAACGGCAATGGTGAATTTACCGTCGAGCTGGGGGTGCCCTACACCAACGGCGAGACGCTGACGGCCACAGCCGCCGACAGCTCCGGCAACGTTAGTCCGCCCACCAGCCTTACCGCCGCGGATACCACCCCGCCAGATGCGCCCATGATTATTATCGCTGACGACAACGCCGGCAGCCTGACCGGGGCGCTGAACAGCGATCAGACCACCGACGATCCGCGCCCGGTCTTTAGCGGCAGCGGCGAGGCCGGTTCGACCATCACGGTGTATGATAACGGGAAGAACATCGGCAGCACGGTAGTGAACAGTGACGGTAGCTGGACGTTTACCCCCACCGCCGATCTCGCTAACGGCTTGCATCAGATCACCGCCAGCGCCACCGACCCGGCAGGCAATACCAGCCCGGACTCTCCCGCGTTCAACCTCACCATCGATACCGTCGCCCCGAATGCGCCGGTTCTGCAGGTGATGGATGAGGTAGGCAACATCCAGGGGTTCATCACCTCCGGGGGTTTTACCGATGACAACCAGCCGGTGCTGAGCGGTACGGGCGATCCCGGCAGCACCATTACCCTCTACCACAACGATCTGCTGGTGGCGGAGATCATCGTTCCGGACAACGGCTCCTGGAGCTACCAGCTTGCCGAGCCGCTGACGGAAGGGCTACAGACCTTTACCCTGACGGAGACGGATATTGCGGGCAATCTGAGCCCCTCTTCCGCGCCGTTTGAATTTACCGTCGACCGCACGCCGCCCGCCGCGCCGAGTGGCCTCGCCATCAATGCCACTGGCACCATCGTCACCGGTAGCGCCGAGCCCAACTCGACGGTTACGGTGACCAACGACCTGGGTGATAGCCTGGGTACGGCCACCGCGGACGTCAATGGGGCATTTTCGCTGACCCTGACCACTCCGCAGGTCAATGGCGAAACCCTGAGCGCCGTGGCTACTGACCGGGCGGGTAACGAAGGTCCAGCCTCTTCGCTGCCTGTGCCGGACATCGCCCCGCCAGCGGCACCGACAGCCCTCTCCGTCGCCGCGACGGGCGACAGCGTGAGCGGTGAAGCGGAAGTGGATGCCCGCATCTCGGTACGCGACGCCACGGGCCAGGAGATAGGTACCGGCACCGTGGGTGCCGACGGTAAATTCACCGTCAATATCGCCCCGAACCAGCTCAACGGCGAGGTGCTGACGGTCTACGCCTTCGATACCGCCCAGAACCAGAGCCAGCCGGCGCAGGCCACCGCCCTGGACTCCACGCCACCGGCACCGCCTGCAGGGCTGGATGTCTCCGATAATGGTCTGGCGCTCACCGGCACGGCGGAAGTGGGTAGCACCGTGGTCGTCATGGAAGGCACCACTAAACTCGGCGAGCTGATTGTCGGCGAATCGGGTAGCTTCTCCTTCACCCTGCCTACCGCCAAACTGAACGGGGAGATCATGACGCTTACCGCTACCGATAAAGCGGGCAACACCAGCGCGCCCGGTACGGTAGAAGCCGACGACACGACCCCGCCGGCCACACCGATCATCACCAACGTGGTGGATAACGTTCCGGACGCCATCGGCACCATCGTGAGCGGGACCTTATCCGATGACCGCACGCCGCTCATCTCCGGCACCGGTGAGGTCGGCACCAAAATTTATGTCTACAGCGAGCAGATGCAGATCGGCTTTACGGAGGTGGATTCGGCAGGTAACTGGTCGTTCCAGGTCTCCGCCAGTCTGACCGATGGGCTCCACTCCCTGACCGCCGATGCGGTTGACCGCCGCGGCAATCACAGCCTGATCTCCGAGACCTGGACGATTAACGTCGACCCGCTGGCCCCGAACCCACCGACGGCATCAGCGGCAACCGCGGCGTTTGCCCAGAGCGAGGAGCCATTGGTGAGCACCCTGAGTGCCAGTACCACGGGCGAGACGCTGATTTATAACGTGCTCAGCGATAACGGCGGGGAGCACGTCGGTAACTTCTCGCTGGCACAGGGCGACAAAATCGACATCAGCCAGCTGCTGGTGGGCTGGAATGGCGATGGCAACACGCTGGGGGATTATCTCCATCTCACCAGCAACGGCGATGGCAGCACGACAATCACGCTCGACCGGGATGGTGCAGGCACCAGCTTTGCCCCGGCCACGCTGGTGACGCTGGATCACGTGCAGACCACCTACGAGGAGCTGGTGAACCAGAATCATATTATCACCGGTTAA